A segment of the Alkalispirillum mobile genome:
CGGACTGGCTCATCGACCTGGGGCCGGAAGGGGGCGACCAGGGGGGCCGACTGCTCTGCACCGGCACGCCGCGGCAGGTCATGGAGCGGGCGGAGGTGTCCCATACCGGGCGGGCACTGGCCGACTACGTCCGGGAACTGGCGCGGCTGCGGACCGGTGCGGGCGCCTCCCCTGGCGCAGCGACAGAAGCCATCGGGGCTTCGACCGGGCAGACCGGGGACACACCCGGATCGGGGGCACAGCAGTACATCGATATCCACCATGCGCGGGAACACAACCTGAAGGGCGTGGACATCCGTATCCCCCGCAACCGGCTCACCGTCATCACCGGCCTGTCCGGCTCCGGGAAGTCCACCGTGGCCTTCGACATCCTCTTCAACGAGGGCCAACGCCGCTACCTGGAATCGCTCAACGCCTACGCCCGCCAGTTCGTGCAACCGGCGGCACGCCCCGACGTGGACAGCGTCGAGGGCATCCCGCCCACGGTGGCCATCGAACAGCGCACCAGCCGGGGCGGGCGCAAGAGCACCGTCGCCACGCTGACCGAAGTACACCACTTCCTGCGCCTGCTCTACGTCCGCCTGGGCACCTGGCACTGCCCCGCCTGCCGGGTACCGATCCAGGCCCAGACCGCCGAGGCCATCCACGCCCAACTGCTGCGCGAGCACCGGGGCGAAACCCTGCACCTGCTGGCCCCCATGGTCAGCGGGCGCAAGGGTATCTACAAAGAGCTGGCCCGCTGGGCCGCGGGCAAGGGCTACGCCAGCCTGCACGTGGACGGCGCCTTTTTGCCCACCGCGGACTGGCCCAAACTGGATCGCTACCGGGAACACGACATCGACCTGCCCGTGGCGGACCTGCGCATTGAACCGGAAAATGCCCAGCCCCTGCGCCGGGCCATCGAGCTGGCCCTGGAACACGGCAAGGGCGTACTGCGCATCCGCACCCCCGACGGCGCCCTGACCACCCTCTCCACCGAGCGCGCCTGTCCGAGCTGCCAGCGCAGCTTCGACGAACCGGACCCGCGCCTTTTCTCCTACAACAGCCCCCACGGCTGGTGCCACACCTGTTACGGCACCGGCGAAGTGCTGGAGGGCTTCAGTGACGAGGATACCGGCAAGGAACACCACTGGCGGGAGACAGAGAGCGACGAAGACGCCCTCCCCGTCCCCTGCCCCACCTGCGACGGCGCCCGCCTCAACGCCGAGGCCCGCGCCGTCACCTTCCAGGACCGCACCCTGCCCGGGCTCTCCGCCCTCACCGTTCACGAGGCCCGGGCCTGGTTCGCAGACCTGATGGCCAGCCGGCAACTCACCGATAACCCACTGGAAGCCGACCCACCGAAACCCGAAGCACCGGATCATGGCGCTCAAGGGCTTATGGCCCTCACCCACCGCGAGGCCACCATCGCCCGCGACGTCCTCCCGGAGATCCACAACCGGCTGCGCTTTCTGGAAGACGTGGGCCTCGGCTACCTGAGCCTCGACCGCGCCGCCCCCACCCTCTCTGGCGGCGAAGCCCAGCGCATCCGCCTGGCCGCCCAACTGGGCTCCAACCTGCAGGGCGTCTGCTACGTCATGGACGAACCCACCATCGGCCTCCACCCCCGGGACAACCGCCTGCTGCTGGACGTCCTCGGCCGCCTCGAAGGCAAGGGCAACACCATCGTCGTCGTCGAACACGACGAAGACACCATCCGCCGCGCCGAACACGTCATCGACCTGGGCCCCGGCGCCGGCATCAACGGCGGGCGCGTCGTTGCCGCCGGCACCGTCGACGAATTGCTGGACCATCCCAGCTCCATTACCGGCCGTTACCTGCGCCAGCCCCTGCCCCACCCGCTCCTGGGCGAACGGCGCCCCGTGCAGTTGCCGGACGCCCCCGGCGCAGCCGTGCCGCCACCACCCGGGAACGCCCCGGAGGCCCCACACGCCACCCTCGCCCTGCGCTCACCCACCCTGCACAACCTCAAGGGCGAGGACCTGCACCTGCCCCTGGGCCGCCTGGTGGTGGTCACCGGCGTCTCCGGGTCCGGCAAATCCTCCCTGATCCGCGGCGTGCTCAAGCCCGCGCTGAAACGGCAGTTGGCTCACCGCCGCCAGGACACCGCGCCGGACCTGCCCCACTGCAGCGGGCTGGAGGGTTGGCAGACCATCGACCGGGTGCTGGAGGTAGACCAAACCCCCATCGGCAAAACCCCGCGCTCCTGCCCCGCCACCTATATCGGCTTCTGGGACGACATCCGCAAGCTCTACGCCGGCACCCAGGAGGCGAGTCTGCGCGGCTACGGCCCGGGCCGCTTCTCCTTCAACACCAAGGACGGCCGCTGCCCGGACTGCGACGGTCAGGGCGTGCGCCGGGTGGAGATGAACTTTCTTCCCGACGTGGCCGTCCCCTGCGAGACCTGCCACGGGCTGCGGTTCACCCGCGAGACCCTGGCCGTGGAGTGGAAGGGCCGGCACATCGGCGATGTGCTGAACATGAGCGTCGAGGAGGCGGAGGCGTTCTTCGCCGCCCAGCCCCGCATCCACCACCCCCTGACCCTGCTCAACGCCGTGGGGCTTGGCTACCTCACCCTCGGCCAGCCCAGTCCCACGCTATCCGGCGGCGAGGCCCAGCGCATCAAGCTGGTCACCGAACTGGCCAAGGCGCGCCCCGACCTGCGCGCCCAGCGCACCCCACACACCCTCTACGTGCTGGACGAACCCACCGTGGGCCTGCACATGGCCGACGTGGAACGGCTCATCGAGGCCCTGCAACGGCTGGTGGACGCCGGCCACACCGTGGTAGTCATCGAACACAACCTGGACCTGATCGCCGAGGCGGACTGGGTGGTGGACATCGGCCCCGAGGGGGGCGATGCCGGAGGCCGAATCGTTGCCTGCGGGGCGCCGGAGCAGGTGGCGGCGAGCGCGACCGAGACGGGCCGGTACTTGGGGGAGTTGCTGGGGCGGGGCTGAACGAACAGCGCCCGGCGATGCCGGGCGCTGGATCGGGACCGGAGGGTGGCCGGCGCGATGCCGGACCACCGGGGATCAGCTGGCGATGGCCAGCCCGGGCCGGTCGTAGGCGATGGGCGAGTCGGAGGACTGGTCGAAGGTTACCTCCTCCCAGGCGTCCTCCTGGGCGATCAGCGCCCGCAGCAGCTTGTTGTTGAGCGAGTGCCCGGACTTGTGCCCCTTGAAACTGCCGATCAGGCTGTGGCCCAACAGGTACAGGTCGCCGATGGCATCGAGAATCTTGTGCTTGATGAACTCGTCCTGGTAGCGCAGCCCGTCCTCGTTGAGGATGCGGTAGTCATCCACCAGGATGGCGTTGTCCAGGCTGCCGCCCAGCGCCAACCGGTTCGCCCGCAGCATCTCGATGTCGCGCATGAAGCCGAAGGTCCGCGCCCGGCTGACCTCCTTGACGAAAGAGGTGCTGGAAAAGTCCAGCTCGGAGAAGCCGTTCTGCTCGGAGAACACCGGGTGATCGAAGTGCATGGTGTAACCGACCTTGAAGCCGTTGAACGGCTCAAAGGCGGCCCACTTGTCATCCTCCTCCACCCGGATGGGCTTG
Coding sequences within it:
- a CDS encoding excinuclease ABC subunit UvrA; translated protein: MSRDRIRVRGARQNNLRGFDLDIPLGELVVVTGVSGSGKSSLAFDTVYAEGQRRYVETFSPYARQFLDRMDRPAVDRIDGVLPAIAIDQTNPVRTSRSTVGTMTELNDHLKLLFARTAQLYCGGCGKRVQRDTPEGVAARLLASHGGERAMVTARVAIPKKSSAATLRELLTGQGFTRIHAETRTHLEVVTDRIRLVDDRRDRLVEALESGLKLGQGHVQVRLLDEQREPGEPLRYSADLHCADCDIHYEEPTPGLFSFNSPVGACETCRGFGRVMGIDYRLVIPDESLSLEQGAIKPFQSGRSAECQDDLLFHARRRGVATDIPFRDLPEDDRRWIIEGEGKFNGRKWYGIDGYFNYLERKSYKMHVRVLLSRYRSYDPCPDCHGARLKPAALLWRIGSHEDSDAVIDRAARQRPHGATLPEHAFHGLPGLHLHDLLTLPLDRCARFFEQIHLPAPLDEAAEILLEGIHNRLAYLNTVGLGYLTLDRQSRTLSGGEVQRINLTTALGTALVNTLFVLDEPSIGLHPRDIDRIVTVMHRLRDAGNSLLVVEHDPAVMQAADRIIDIGPGPGERGGQVIFNGTPAELLRTEDSLTADYLTGRKRVVEGVLTGGAEHADADGSGACSGRNRSGARVEGSTSDHEGSGGVGGRVRSGARTQDGEGPQGGRMDPETPRITIQGATEHNLKALTVDIPVHPGLVCLTGVSGSGKSTLMRDILYNELSRCKGHPGDPSGAFEALTGDEHIDDVVLVDQSPIGKTTRSNPASYTGAFEPIRKAYAAEPLAKERKYTPGVFSFNSGKGRCPTCGGNGFEHVEMQFLSDVYLRCADCDGRRYRPEILEIQRLPDPGADLGTTADGPKNIAEVLDLTVDQAAEFFRETPAVLKSLEPLQAVGLGYLKLGQPVPTLSGGEAQRLKLAGHLAKTSGRRKQRQRLLFLFDEPTTGLHFQDVAVLLSAFRRLQDEGHALLVIEHNLDVMLAADWLIDLGPEGGDQGGRLLCTGTPRQVMERAEVSHTGRALADYVRELARLRTGAGASPGAATEAIGASTGQTGDTPGSGAQQYIDIHHAREHNLKGVDIRIPRNRLTVITGLSGSGKSTVAFDILFNEGQRRYLESLNAYARQFVQPAARPDVDSVEGIPPTVAIEQRTSRGGRKSTVATLTEVHHFLRLLYVRLGTWHCPACRVPIQAQTAEAIHAQLLREHRGETLHLLAPMVSGRKGIYKELARWAAGKGYASLHVDGAFLPTADWPKLDRYREHDIDLPVADLRIEPENAQPLRRAIELALEHGKGVLRIRTPDGALTTLSTERACPSCQRSFDEPDPRLFSYNSPHGWCHTCYGTGEVLEGFSDEDTGKEHHWRETESDEDALPVPCPTCDGARLNAEARAVTFQDRTLPGLSALTVHEARAWFADLMASRQLTDNPLEADPPKPEAPDHGAQGLMALTHREATIARDVLPEIHNRLRFLEDVGLGYLSLDRAAPTLSGGEAQRIRLAAQLGSNLQGVCYVMDEPTIGLHPRDNRLLLDVLGRLEGKGNTIVVVEHDEDTIRRAEHVIDLGPGAGINGGRVVAAGTVDELLDHPSSITGRYLRQPLPHPLLGERRPVQLPDAPGAAVPPPPGNAPEAPHATLALRSPTLHNLKGEDLHLPLGRLVVVTGVSGSGKSSLIRGVLKPALKRQLAHRRQDTAPDLPHCSGLEGWQTIDRVLEVDQTPIGKTPRSCPATYIGFWDDIRKLYAGTQEASLRGYGPGRFSFNTKDGRCPDCDGQGVRRVEMNFLPDVAVPCETCHGLRFTRETLAVEWKGRHIGDVLNMSVEEAEAFFAAQPRIHHPLTLLNAVGLGYLTLGQPSPTLSGGEAQRIKLVTELAKARPDLRAQRTPHTLYVLDEPTVGLHMADVERLIEALQRLVDAGHTVVVIEHNLDLIAEADWVVDIGPEGGDAGGRIVACGAPEQVAASATETGRYLGELLGRG
- the lpxC gene encoding UDP-3-O-acyl-N-acetylglucosamine deacetylase, yielding MIRQRTLKNSIRATGVGLHTGEKVYLTLRPAPANTGIVFRRVDLDPVVDIPGHALNVGDTRLSTCLCKDDVRVYTVEHLLSAMAGLGIDNAVVEVSAPEVPIMDGSSGPFVFLIRSAGMEEQNALKKFIRIRKPIRVEEDDKWAAFEPFNGFKVGYTMHFDHPVFSEQNGFSELDFSSTSFVKEVSRARTFGFMRDIEMLRANRLALGGSLDNAILVDDYRILNEDGLRYQDEFIKHKILDAIGDLYLLGHSLIGSFKGHKSGHSLNNKLLRALIAQEDAWEEVTFDQSSDSPIAYDRPGLAIAS